Part of the Nostoc sp. ATCC 53789 genome, GCGAAACTGTCAAAGAATTAATCGCCAAAGCTAGAATTATCAGCTTTGCTGAGTGGGATAAATCTCATTCCAAAGCAGCAATCGCCATATTCCAAGCTGCGGATGATGCTTTCCGTTATCTGAGCGACGAAGATTTATTACAGATTCAAACCAAGTCATCCGATAATTCTGAGTTGATTCCTATTGCTGTGTCGTTACGCGATCGCGCCGCCGAAATTGTTGATGAAGCTAGAGAGCAGGTTTTGACTACCTATCCTGAAATTATCCAGCCTGGAGGTGGTCTTTATCCGCCTGAACGCGCCCAAGCTTGCTGGCGAGATTTTTGGCATTTTCTCCGTTGTATTACTTATGGCATAGCGGGTGGACACGCTGAGTATACAAATCCCACAGGACTGCACTATATGAACTTACTCTATCAGGAATTACAAGTTCCATTAGATGCAATGCTCTTAGGTTTAAAAAGCATTAAAGCTGCTAGTTTGAAACGCTGCCCAGTCAATCAGCAAGAAATTCTTAATCCCTATTTTGACCATTTAATCACCCAACTGGCTACTTTTCAAATTCGGTAAGGTAAGTGAGCGTGAATAATTCAAGGTTTGTAGTCACGGCTAGAGTTGCTTACTAAGAGCCAATTTAATTGAATTTACATTACGTAATATAGTTTGATTTATTCTTGCCCACTTACCAAGATTAACTTTAATAAATCAGCACTATAAATACTCTTGCTCAAGGGAAAACAACAATACAATCGCCTGTATCCCAATCTCAAATCAAATTCTAAAAACAAGCTTAAATTTATCTAAAGTATTATCTAACTTAACAAAATTTAATAAATATGGTTTCGGCATCGTATCAGAATGTGTAAAGGTATTTAATGATGTAAAAACTTAAATAATTAAAACTAATAAGGATTTAAAGTCTCTATGACCTTTCCTTTGTCACAAAGATGTAAAGTTTTTTAACATCTGCTGAATTCCTTCTCATAAAATCTAGTTGTTAACTGGGAGATAGTTTGAATAGCTTTTAGACCAGCATCACGATTAGGGTTTGCTCAATTCTGCCGTCAGTTGTCATATACAAAGATATCTAACGCACTTTAAAAAAATAAAGTTTTACAAATGCTAGTCAGTAGCAAAAATAACTGACAACTGAGGCGAAATTCTACCCCTTATGGGGGTAGAATGCTCAAAAATTTCATTTAATTTACGTTTTTAGGGAGATACTTCAATGTCACTGTGGGCTATTGATTCACCTAATGTTGAACTGCGTCCGAACACCAGCGAAAGTGAATTACAAACACTTATTCGGGCGGTTTACAAACAGGTTTTGGGGAATGCTCACTTGCTAGAAAGTGAGCGCCTAGCTACTGCTGAATCGCAATTGCGCGATCGCAAAATCAGCGTCCGCGAATTCGTCAATACCGTTGCGAAATCAGAACTCTATCAATCTCTGTTTTTCAGTTCTTCTTCCCAATATCGGTTCATTGAACTAAACTTCAAACACTTGCTAGGTCGTCCTCCTGCCGATCAAGCAGAAATTGCCGAACACGTCCGCATCTACAACGAACAGGGCTACGATGCTGAAATCGAATCCTATATCGATAGCGAAGAGTATCAGCGAAATTTTGGCGAGAATATTGTTCCTTATCCTCGCAGCACTAGCTCCCAAATAGGAATTAAGAATGTTACCTTTAACCGCACCTTTACCTTATTGAGAGGAGTAGCAAGCAGCGATAGCGATCGCAAAGCTAAACTGATCAGGGATATAGGTGCAAATTTACCCACATCCATCAAGGCTCCTGCTGCTGGTTCTAGTGTAAGCAGCACCAGCAAACGCTTCTTGATTAAGGCAGTCAAAGGTTCAAATAATCTCCGTACTCGTCTGGGCAACCTTGAATATGTAGTTAACTACAACCAACTGTCTGGGCAAGTGCAAAACATTCATAGAACGGGCGGCAAAATCATCAGTATTACTGAAGTTGCTTAAGTAGATGAATGGGGAGTCAGGAGTGGGAGGAGGATAATAACTTCTAATTCTCTACTCCTAACTCCCTACTCAGTAAAGGCTAAATGCCCCGATACCCCTAACAGCACTCCCAAGTGCAGTTGTAATCAAGGAAGCTAGTATATAGGCTGGGAGAATAACTATTTAGCCAAGATATTCCTTGGATTGTAAGCTACTTTTTAAAATCACTTTTCTAATGGAAATTACTGAATTCTTTGAACTTTCAATTGGGCGATGGCGATCGCAACGTAGCGGTCATCATTTAGCATTCGCTCACTTTGAACAAGTGCTGTCTAACATTGACATTGAGTCTCTATCCACCGACGATCCGGCGGTATTAGCAATTTGTCAATTGTATGACACCGACCCCGGCAGCATCACTCACCCCTTTCGGATGACTTGGAAAGGTGAGTCAGACTGGGACGATAAACCAATCTCTGGTAGTACCGTGCTGGTACCAATTCCAGATATAGAAAATCCTTCTAGGGGAAAACTCTTACGCGAGCAAGGATACGCTGAGACAATCCCAGCAGTGGGTAAATACCATTTGAGTGAAGATGGGATTTTTACCCTGCTGACGGAGTATGAACATGCTGCTGCTGAAGAGCGAATTTGGTTTGCTACACCAAATCTGCGATTTCGGGTAGCGACAATTAAAACCAGTGATGGTAAAGGTGTGACAACAGCTTCCTTTTCTTCAGAGATTCGCTCTTTGTCTAGTTCAACCAGTTAGTAATATCAGGTTAAAACATAAAAGGAATCAT contains:
- a CDS encoding phycobilisome protein; amino-acid sequence: MTQLSETVKELIAKARIISFAEWDKSHSKAAIAIFQAADDAFRYLSDEDLLQIQTKSSDNSELIPIAVSLRDRAAEIVDEAREQVLTTYPEIIQPGGGLYPPERAQACWRDFWHFLRCITYGIAGGHAEYTNPTGLHYMNLLYQELQVPLDAMLLGLKSIKAASLKRCPVNQQEILNPYFDHLITQLATFQIR
- a CDS encoding phycobilisome rod-core linker polypeptide, with translation MSLWAIDSPNVELRPNTSESELQTLIRAVYKQVLGNAHLLESERLATAESQLRDRKISVREFVNTVAKSELYQSLFFSSSSQYRFIELNFKHLLGRPPADQAEIAEHVRIYNEQGYDAEIESYIDSEEYQRNFGENIVPYPRSTSSQIGIKNVTFNRTFTLLRGVASSDSDRKAKLIRDIGANLPTSIKAPAAGSSVSSTSKRFLIKAVKGSNNLRTRLGNLEYVVNYNQLSGQVQNIHRTGGKIISITEVA
- a CDS encoding phycobiliprotein lyase; protein product: MEITEFFELSIGRWRSQRSGHHLAFAHFEQVLSNIDIESLSTDDPAVLAICQLYDTDPGSITHPFRMTWKGESDWDDKPISGSTVLVPIPDIENPSRGKLLREQGYAETIPAVGKYHLSEDGIFTLLTEYEHAAAEERIWFATPNLRFRVATIKTSDGKGVTTASFSSEIRSLSSSTS